The following are from one region of the Papaver somniferum cultivar HN1 unplaced genomic scaffold, ASM357369v1 unplaced-scaffold_132, whole genome shotgun sequence genome:
- the LOC113332955 gene encoding E3 ubiquitin-protein ligase ZNF598-like, whose translation MDDSCAVCAESLEWVAYGPCGHREVCSTCVSRLRFICEDKRCCICKTESDVVFVTKALGDYTKVLSDFKVFPLDSREGKVGNYWYHEDLGAYFDDSDHYKMVKAMCRLSCSVCDNVEEQNNGPPKRKARFRNIDQLKSHLYHQHKLLMCNLCLEGRKIFMCEQKLYTRAQLNQHINTGDSEVDGSESERGGFMGHPACEFCKRPFYGDNELYTHMSQEHFTCHICKRQHPAQFDYFKDYDDLEIHFRQQHFLCEDDACLAKKFVVFQSESEMKRHNAIDHGGNMSRAKRNAVLQIPTSFRYRLRSNEQDYRRGRGRGWDSHSDSPADQLAMAIQASLESANSDSSTARDIPSSTQVARDPGGTSEIDGIIPPMESLSTSDSELSSRYYQAVSQTTRNGSLAESAFPPLAGGSSTSQQNSSEQGGTNTMASRLRSSGVIVINQGHPRPLTKGRGDTIWTFPSLPSSSSASSSRPIGATSNVPFNSASSSVPKAATSNVPSPSYVKSTQARPDTIPGLASGSSGSSRNTNNNKSTQVRPDTISGLALSASSGISWNTSNNKSTQARPDTVPGLASSASSGSPWNTSNNKFTQARPDTIPGLASASSGSLWNTSNNKSRVTHSTSAPNLVERGGSSDSPLSDYPPVLATRKNNGVSISKHVPKLEDDFPPVSATVRSKVTISKEPLEKVEDLQMANKTLVERIRSALDNDEERYSAFKEMSGEFRQGVIGTREYLSYVQQFGLTHLVLELARLCPDTQKQRELIENYNAIVLQSRASSNNSSNKGKGKKKLAEEPDNSLANNVISSVRKLHANYKPSEEDVEVLSKDGYRSSKGKSVAEEILGSSSANPKPHDYSGGSVSKNSAAGKGGSSKEKKKKIPKFQRVRLGEAASLDLNPEPEEDTPDSLDGVAVRGAWRNGGGQKLVALTQRGKQK comes from the exons ATGGATGATAGTTGTGCCGTTTGTGCAGAATCCCTAGAATGGGTAGCGTATGGGCCATGTGGTCATCGTGAAGTATGTTCAACTTGTGTTTCTCGTCTCAGATTCATCTGTGAAGATAAGAGATGTTGCATCTGTAAAACTGAATCTGATGTCGTCTTTGTCACCAAG GCATTGGGAGATTATACCAAGGTATTATCTGATTTTAAGGTATTTCCATTGGATTCGAGGGAAGGAAAGGTTGGGAATTATTGGTATCATGAAGATTTGGGAGCTTATTTTGATGATTCAGATCATTATAAGATGGTCAAAGCTATGTGTAGACTTTCTTGTAGTGTTTGTGACAATGTGGAGGAACAAAACAATGGACCGCCCAAAAGGAAAGCGAGATTCCGGAACATTGATCAGCTGAAAAGTCATTTATATCACCAGCATAAGTTATTAATGTGTAACTTGTGTTTAGAAGGAAGAAAG ATATTTATGTGTGAACAGAAGTTATATACCAGAGCGCAGTTGAATCAGCATATAAACACTGGAGATTCAGAGGTTGATGGCAGTGAGAGCGAAAGAGGTGGTTTTATGGGGCATCCTGCATGTGAGTTTTGCAAGAGACCATTTTATGGGGATAATGAGTTGTATACACACATGTCTCAAGAACACTTCACTTGTCACATATGTAAAAG GCAACATCCAGCACAGTTTGATTACTTTAAAGACTATGATGATTTGGAG ATTCATTTCCGTCAACAACATTTTCTGTGTGAGGATGATGCTTGTCTTGCTAAAAAGTTCGTTGTATTTCAATCAGAATCTGAAATGAAG AGGCATAATGCGATAGATCACGGAGGGAACATGTCTCGTGCCAAGCGTAATGCTGTGTTACAG ATCCCAACTAGTTTTAGATATCGCCTCAGAAGTAATGAACAAGATTATCGTCGGGGAAGAGGTCGAGGGTGGGATTCTCACTCTGATTCTCCGGCAGATCAACTTGCAATGGCTATTCAAGCCAGTTTAGAGTCAGCAAATTCAGATAGTAGCACAGCGAGGGACATACCATCCAGTACACAAGTAGCTCGTGATCCTGGAGGAACAAGTGAGATTGATGGCATTATTCCTCCCATGGAATCATTATCTACTTCAGATTCTGAGCTCTCGTCGAGATACTACCAGGCAGTTAGTCAAACAACTAGGAATGGGTCTTTGGCGGAATCAGCCTTCCCTCCACTCGCTGGGGGTTCCAGCACCTCGCAGCAGAATTCTTCTGAACAAGGAGGCACGAATACCATGGCTTCACGACTCCGTTCCTCTGGCGTTATTGTTATAAACCAGGGTCATCCTCGGCCCTTAACAAAAGGCCGTGGGGATACTATATGGACCTTTCCCTCATTGCCATCATCTAGTTCTGCCAGTTCGTCGCGGCCTATCGGAGCTACTTCTAATGTGCCCTTCAATTCTGCTAGTTCTTCCGTTCCTAAAGCAGCTACCTCTAATGTGCCTTCTCCAAGTTATGTAAAATCTACTCAAGCTAGGCCTGACACAATTCCTGGACTTGCATCAGGTAGTTCTGGAAGTTCCCGGAATACAAACAATAACAAGTCTACTCAAGTAAGGCCTGACACAATTTCTGGACTTGCATTATCAGCTAGTTCTGGAATTTCCTGGAATACAAGTAATAACAAGTCTACTCAAGCTAGGCCCGACACAGTCCCTGGACTTGCATCATCAGCTAGTTCTGGAAGTCCCTGGAATACAAGTAATAACAAGTTTACTCAAGCTAGGCCTGACACAATTCCTGGACTTGCATCAGCTAGTTCTGGAAGTCTCTGGAATACAAGTAATAACAAGTCTAGGGTTACTCACTCCACTTCTGCTCCTAATTTAGTGGAGAGAGGTGGATCTTCAGATTCACCTTTGTCTGACTACCCTCCTGTTTTGGCAACAAGGAAGAACAATGGTGTATCCATAAGTAAACATGTGCCGAAGTTAGAAGATGATTTTCCTCCAGTTTCTGCAACGGTGAGGAGCAAGGTTACCATCAGTAAAGAACCTTTGGAGAAGGTAGAAGACTTGCAGATGGCAAACAAGACACTCGTAGAAAGAATACGTTCTGCTCTAGACAATGATGAAGAAAGATATTCTGCTTTTAAGGAAATGTCGGGGGAGTTCAGGCAGGGTGTAATTGGTACACGTGAATATCTATCCTATGTTCAGCAGTTTGGCCTAACACATCTTGTTCTTGAGCTAGCAAGATTATGTCCTGATACTCAGAAGCAGAGGGAGCTCATTGAAAACTACAATGCCATTGTGCTTCAGTCAAGAGCAAGTAGTAATAATAGTTCCAACAAGGGTAAAGggaagaagaaactcgcagaagaaccAGATAATTCATTAGCAAATAATGTCATCAGTAGTGTAAGAAAACTGCATGCGAATTATAAACCATCAGAAGAAGATGTGGAAGTATTATCTAAGGATGGCTACCGTTCTTCCAAAGGGAAATCCGTTGCTGAAGAGATACTAGGATCGAGTAGTGCCAACCCAAAACCACATGATTATTCTGGGGGAAGCGTCTCCAAAAATTCAGCTGCTGGGAAGGGAGGTTCAagtaaggagaaaaagaagaagataccaAAGTTCCAGAGAGTGCGACTGGGTGAAGCAGCATCTTTAGACCTCAATCCTGAACCTGAAGAAGATACACCAGACTCGTTGGATGGGGTTGCAGTACGTGGGGCCTGGCGGAACGGTGGAGGTCAGAAACTTGTGGCGTTGACACAAAGAGGTAAACAAAAGTAA
- the LOC113332802 gene encoding uncharacterized protein LOC113332802 produces the protein MKPLMEKIISPTQAAFVPKRYINDNIVIVHELIHSMKKSKKKQGLVVLKIDMSKAFDSVEWGFVLKMMSSLGFSEDWCTIIYQCLSTTTVSIRINGSNYNSYIPSRDDCIFFFQADDKNIEQVKACLQNFSSFSGQLINFSKSSAYVTEFPNNSWIWKGLEVGLHYVKKFHIWDVRRGSKILVWYDKWVIGLDSPPTPRDYFREPARVVLVSDLMLDNPRRWNEQLVWDLFPDNITSLILQMRIPQQGSDRIIWEPSRNGEFSVKSTYKALSNIQQHAYLPSGMNWKSLWKTDAPHKINLFIWKCLKGIVPTRVILSKYNSSIDTICPRCARAEETLQHLILDYDHSRSVWLSMNINVAVLQQQQTPVSDWIETWSPPQLGVLKINMDATFDYFTKTISIGLLIRDSTGYCHGARCRFFNGGIDVEEAECLAMKEAIPWAKQCIDSEVILESDNLNVINSIKHANTSVHWRNQGIVDEIRHMLSYVTCFILNHVRRSTNKAVHVIAKTARLNRLSLDYHINIPETFCSVIRDDQQACQSKLCKNIK, from the exons ATGAAGCCCTTAATGGAGAAGATTATATCTCCAACACAGGCTGCTTTTGTTCCGAAAAGGTATATAAATGATAACATAGTGATTGTTCATGAGTTAATTCACTcaatgaagaaatcaaaaaagaAACAGGGGTTAGTGGTACTCAAGATAGATATGTCGAAGGCATTTGATAGTGTAGAATGGGGGTTTGTTCTAAAAATGATGTCGTCTCTAGGCTTCTCTGAGGATTGGTGTACTATCATTTATCAGTGTCTCTCCACAACAACTGTGTCAATAAGAATAAATGGTAGTAATTACAACTCTTACATTCCATCGAGGG ACGACTGCATCTTTTTCTTTCAAGCTGACGATAAAAATATTGAGCAAGTGAAAGCATGTCTGCAGAATTTTAGTTCTTTCTCAGGTCAGCTGATTAACTTCTCAAAATCGTCAGCTTATGTTACAG AATTCCCTAACAATTCATGGATCTGGAAGGGATTAGAGGTGGGTCTTCACTATGTTAAAAAGTTCCACATATGGGATGTTCGTAGAGGTTCCAAAATCTTAGTGTGGTATGATAAATGGGTAATTGGGTTGGATTCCCCACCAACTCCTAGAGATTATTTTAGAGAGCCTGCAAGGGTGGTGTTAGTCTCTGACTTGATGCTAGACAATCCAAGAAGATGGAATGAACAGTTAGTTTGGGATCTGTTTCCAGATAATATAACAAGCCTAATCTTGCAAATGAGAATACCTCAGCAAGGAAGTGATAGGATTATTTGGGAACCAAGTAGGAATGGAGAATTTTCAGTCAAGTCGACTTACAAGGCTCTATCTAATATACAACAACACGCTTATCTTCCTTCAGGAATGAACTGGAAAAGTTTGTGGAAAACTGATGCACCACATAAAATAAATCTGTTTATCTGGAAGTGTTTGAAAGGAATAGTGCCAACAAGAGTAATTCTTAGTAAGTATAATTCCAGTATAGACACAATATGTCCTAGGTGTGCTCGAGCTGAGGAAACGTTACAACATCTTATTCTTGATTATGATCACTCAAGATCAGTGTGGTTATCTATGAATATAAATGTCGCagtactacaacaacaacaaactccAGTTTCTGATTGGATA GAAACTTGGTCTCCACCACAACTTGGAGTTCTTAAAATAAACATGGATGCAACTTTTGATTACTTTACCAAAACTATTAGCATTGGTTTACTAATCCGAGATTCTACAGGGTACTGTCATGGAGCCAGGTGCAGATTCTTCAATGGAGGAATAGATGTTGAGGAAGCGGAGTGCTTAGCCATGAAAGAAGCCATCCCATGGGCTAAGCAATGCATTGATTCAGAAGTGATCCTAGAAAGTGACAACCTTAATGTAATTAACTCTATTAAGCATGCCAATACTTCGGTCCACTGGAGGAACCAAGGTATTGTAGATGAAATAAGGCACATGCTCTCTTAtgttacttgttttattttgaaccATGTAAGGAGATCAACAAACAAAGCTGTTCATGTTATTGCTAAGACTGCTAGATTGAACAGGTTATCGTTGGATTATCATATTAACATCCCAGAAACTTTTTGTTCTGTAATCAGGGATGATCAACAAGCCTGTCAATCTAAGTTGTGTAAAAATATTAAGTAA
- the LOC113333339 gene encoding metalloendoproteinase 1-like, with amino-acid sequence MNNKAVSYHHPVHFVLLLLLAISPDQSLSQYDVNSQAFEFLRHFEGCRKGQDVEGLNEVKQYLNKFGYTISSGETQHMNDDVFDDVLEYQIQAYQSNYHLEVTGILDAQTVKQMMVPRCGGSDTVYSTTFMGSNEKTHNHHREKRGSTAINAASDRSFFPENPPKIWSKTKLTYRLSNATAGNVDTQMLEFVCARAFEKWAAVSDFNFERSDDADEAADIQIEFRKRNDIGDDLMDGPGGILAYAFAPFDGRIYYDADDEWRANPWSNMDDDDLESVAMHEIGHVLGLGHSFEPNSVMFPLFPVGTTKRHLHGDDVQAIRALYDF; translated from the coding sequence ATGAATAATAAAGCCGTTTCTTATCATCATCCTGTGCACTTTGTGCTTCTCCTCTTGTTAGCCATTTCTCCTGACCAGTCTCTATCTCAATATGATGTTAATTCACAAGCATTCGAGTTCCTTCGTCATTTTGAAGGATGCAGAAAAGGTCAGGATGTAGAGGGTCTGAATGAAGTTAAACAATATCTCAACAAGTTCGGGTACACAATTAGTAGTGGTGAAACGCAACACATGAATGATGACGTGTTTGATGACGTCTTGGAATATCAAATCCAAGCTTATCAATCGAATTATCATTTGGAGGTCACTGGAATTttagatgctcaaacggtgaaACAGATGATGGTGCCTAGGTGTGGAGGCTCAGACACGGTGTATAGTACAACCTTCATGGGATCCAATGAGAAGACGCATAATCATCACCGAGAAAAAAGAGGCTCGACAGCTATCAACGCGGCTTCAGATCGCAGCTTCTTTCCTGAAAACCCACCAAAAATATGGTCGAAAACAAAACTCACTTATCGATTAAGCAATGCTACGGCAGGTAACGTTGACACTCAAATGTTAGAATTTGTTTGTGCACGAGCTTTTGAGAAATGGGCAGCTGTAAGTGATTTCAATTTTGAGAGAAGCGACGATGCTGATGAGGCAGCTGACATTCAAATTGAATTCCGCAAAAGAAATGATATTGGTGATGATCTCATGGATGGTCCTGGTGGAATTCTCGCTTATGCTTTTGCGCCATTCGACGGAAGGATTTACTACGACGCAGATGATGAATGGAGGGCTAATCCATGGTCAAACATGGACGACGACGACTTAGAATCAGTTGCTATGCACGAGATAGGACATGTATTGGGCCTGGGACATAGTTTCGAACCAAACTCGGTCATGTTCCCTTTGTTCCCAGTTGGAACCACAAAGAGGCATCTTCACGGAGATGATGTGCAAGCAATACGAGCTTTATACGATTTCTGA